From a single Bos indicus isolate NIAB-ARS_2022 breed Sahiwal x Tharparkar chromosome 11, NIAB-ARS_B.indTharparkar_mat_pri_1.0, whole genome shotgun sequence genomic region:
- the ASPRV1 gene encoding LOW QUALITY PROTEIN: retroviral-like aspartic protease 1 (The sequence of the model RefSeq protein was modified relative to this genomic sequence to represent the inferred CDS: inserted 2 bases in 1 codon; deleted 1 base in 1 codon), with translation MGSRGGPRLGIKKALQREQATALRPAVHQTASPGPSSLPTAGTQXNSLLREALFSSVIALTLLCGFLYLLWVVAAVPEGSRGMAGSGVRSQERAFVPEPFDGASVAPHLWLHRFEVINHLNHWDHITKLRFLKESLRGDALGAFNGLSPEDQGNYEAVKETLLKTFGGPEAAHSHLPKEIVFANSMGKGYYLKGKIGKVPVRFLVDSGAQVSVVHPSLWEEVTDGELDTLRPFENVVKVANGAEMKILGVWDTVVSLGKLKLKAAFLVANASAEEAIIGTDVLQDHNAVLDFEHRTCTLKGRKFRLLPVGGSLEDEFDLELIEEEPSSEEGGQQLSC, from the exons ATGGGGAGCCGTGGGGGGCCCAGGCTGGGTATCAAAAAGGCTCTGCAGCGTGAGCAGGCCACAGCTCTGCGCCCAGCAGTCCATCAGACAGCC TCGCCTGGTCCCTCCAGCCTGCCAACAGCCGGCACCCA AAACAGTCTGCTTAGAGAAGCCTTGTTCTCCAGCGTGATTGCGCTGACACTGCTCTGTGGCTTTCTCTACCTGCTGTGGGTTGTTGCTGCAGTTCCAGAAGGGAGCAGAGGGATGGCCGGGAGCGGAGTCAGGAGCCAGGAGCGAGCCTTCGTCCCAGAGCCTTTCGATGGAGCCAGTGTGGCCCCACACCTCTGGCTGCATCGCTTTGAGGTCATCAACCACCTCAACCACTGGGACCACATCACCAAGCTGAGGTTCCTGAAAGAGTCCCTCAGGGGAGACGCCCTGGGGGCCTTCAATGGTCTCAGTCCCGAGGACCAGGGAAACTACGAGGCTGTGAAAGAGACCCTCCTGAAGACCTTCGGGGGGCCCGAGGCTGCCCACAGCCACCTGCCCAAGGAGATCGTCTTTGCCAACAGCATGGGTAAGGGCTACTACCTCAAGGGGAAAATTGGCAAAGTGCCCGTGAGGTTCCTGGTGGACTCTGGGGCCCAGGTCTCCGTGGTCCACCCAAGCTTGTGGGAGGAGGTCACCGATGGCGAGCTGGATACACTGCGGCCCTTTGAGAATGTGGTGAAAGTGGCCAACGGGGCCGAAATGAAGATCTTGGGCGTCTGGGATACAGTGGTGTCCCTGGGCAAGCTGAAGCTGAAGGCAGCCTTCCTAGTGGCCAACGCGAGTGCAGAGGAAGCCATCATTGGGACCGACGTGCTCCAGGATCACAACGCAGTCCTGGACTTCGAGCATCGCACTTGCACACTTAAAGGGAGGAAGTTCCGCCTTCTGCCGGTGGGAGGGTCCCTGGAAGATGAGTTCGACCTGGAGCTCATAGAGGAGGAGCCCTCCTCAGAGGAGGGGGGGCAGCAACTCTCTTGTTGA